The Oncorhynchus kisutch isolate 150728-3 linkage group LG8, Okis_V2, whole genome shotgun sequence DNA segment cttcagcactgGGTGGTCCCGTTCTGCGAGCTTGtgcggcctaccactttgtggctgaaccgttgttgctcctagacatttcaatttcacaataacagcacttactttTGACAGggccagctctagcagggcagacctgagttgttggaaagatatcatcctatgatggtgccacgttgaaagtcactgagctcttcagtaagttcATTgtttgccaatgtttgtctatggagattgcatggttgtgtgctcggttttatacacctgtcagcaatgggtgtggctgaaatagccgaatccacaaaaTGTAatggttgtccacatacttttgtatcaTCCTGCCTCTGCACATGCTTCCCTTAGTTACCTTCTCTCTCATAGAAACACACATCTCAGTGTGAGAGAAGTGATTTGTAGTCGTAAGTGACATTTTAGGTCAAGATTAACAGCCTGTGTCGTATGGCTCTTTGCCCCTCTCTAAGTTTATTCAAGTTCTTGTACAGTGCAATACAAGGTCAAAACGGCAAGAGTCTAGCAAATCACACCGGCTGTAGTAAGACAATCCATATTTCTCTTAACGCTGTACTGATTTACTTATTCCCTGTGTAAGGGTATCACCTCAATCCACGTCCAGACAAATAGAATGTATGAGTAATCTATTCAGCGTTTTCAGAGTTCTGTGCTCTACATTCTAATGATCAGCCAGGCTCCAATGATAATGAATGCAAGGCAGaggcctctgtctgtctttctgtctgcttATCAGAAACTCACTCCTCAGCCTTAACTTGATTTTAAATTCAATTAAGTACAATATCACCTCTGGTTTGAATGCTGTTTTTTTTGGGGGCGCTCCATATTTctgatatttatttttttgtaactCGGAGAGAAGTCAAACTAAGCAATCAGTGATAGCTTAGAGGAGGGTGAAACATTTGTCCTTGATTTGCTTCTTTTAGAATTAATACATGATTTATAAGCAAACTATAATCGCTTAATTTGAGTGTTGCAGCATTATTGTCAGCAGTACGTGATCGCCATTATTGattcagtgcattcagaaagtattcagaccccatcccTTTTTCTAagttttgttaagttacagccttatgctAAAATTGATTAAACTTACACACAATattacataatgacaaagcaaaaacatttattaaattttttataaatgtataaaaaataaactgaaatgaagtattcagatcctttgctatgagacttgaagttgcgctcaggtgcatcctgtttccattgatcatccttgagatgtttctataacttgattggagtccacctgtggtaaattcaattgattgggcatgacttgaataggcacacacctgtctatataaggtcccacagttgacagtgcatgtcagagcaaaaaccaagccatgaggtaaaaggaattgtccgaagagatccgagacaggattgtgtcaaggcacagatctggagaagggtacgaAAATatttctgctgcattgaaggtccccaataacacagtggtctccatcattcttaaatggaagaagtttggaaccatcaagaccctgcccggccaaactgagcaatcgggggggaaaagggccttagtcaggaagatgaccaagaaaccgatggttactctgacagagctctagagttcatctgtggagatggttgtccttcttgaaagttctcccatcttcacagcactccaccaatcaggccttagtggtagagtggccagagggaagccactcctcagtaaaagacacatgacagcccgcttggagtttgccaaaaggcaccaaaaaactctcagaccatgaaaaccaagattctctggtctgatgagaccaagattgaaccctttggtctgaatgccaagcatcacgtctgcaggaaaccaggcaccatccctacggtgaagcatggtggtggcagcatcatgttgtggggatgtttttcagcggcagggactggaagactagttaggatcaaggaaagatgaatggagcaaagtacagagctccttgatgaaaacctgctcaggacctcagactggggcgaaagtttaccttccaacaggacaacaaccctaagaacacagccaagacaacgcaggagtggctccgggacaagtcactgaatgtccttgagtggcccatccaggGCCCGGACTTGAAtgtgatcaaacatctctggagagagctgaaaatagctgtgcagcgttgctccccattcaacctgatagagcttgagaggatctgcagagaagaatgtgagaaactccccaaatagacgtgtgccaagcttgtagcgtcatacccaaaacaCTCAAGGCTGTAtctgctgccaaaggtgcttcaataaagtactgagtaaaaggtgtgaatacttctgtaaatgtgatatttaaaaaagaaaacagtttttgctttgtcattatgggataatgtgtgtagattggtgagggggaaaaaaacagttatccgtttcagaataaggctgtaacatgacaaaatgtgggaaaagtttgaatactttccgaatgcactgtagcatTCAATCTCACTAGTCAGTTACACCTGTTCTATTTTCAGTCACGGAGGTGTTAAAATGTGAAGAAGGTTAATGTGGGAGTTATGTGATGATGTggagtgtgatgtgtgttgtcAGGGCTAGAcctggaggaggggaaggaaggcgGGTCATGGCTGGGAATCAACAAGCGGGGCAAGCTGGCCGCACTGACCAATTACCTGGAGGGAAGGCCCAATCCAGACGCACAAGGAAGAGGCGAGGACCAATCAGGAAGAAAATAATATCCACTGAACAGTTGGATATGTGCATGCATCTTTAACAGACAGTCGTGTTTTAATATTTCATTCCTAATAAAGGCTTTGTTCCTAGAAAGCCGACGCTAACGTGAAACTGGTATGGTCAACTGCCTTTTTTAAAGATTCATTCACTAGCATTAGCACCACAATAAGTGAAAAGTAGTGTCAGTGTGTTCTCCAGTAGCCAGCTGTCCTCACTGCAGATGCTCAGCCCCCTGATAGAAACACCTCTCTGTGTAATAGCAGCTTTctaatttgtttattttctttAAGGCCAGATGTCAGGTGTTTTCCTGAAACTTAACCGATGTAGTGCAGTTCCCCCCTCTTTGGTAGCAGCCTGTCCTTACAACAAATCAAATAAACGTTTATTGGTTGAGTACACCGTTTAGCAGATGTTGTAgtgggtgcagtgaaatgcttatgttactagctcctaacaatgtaGTAAAATGTtaaacaagtacacaaataatcTATATTTTTTTGAAGTACAGTTAAAAACAAGAACGTTTGGGCGACTCCAATTAACAGCCCAAATAGCACTGtatcagtaatccaaatgcaatctatAAGTATCTACACCAGAAGAATTTACACAAGATATTCTAaaagatatgtacagcagtagatgtAATCGGagtgagctatgtcaagaatccagtatataTTACATTTGCGGTGTAATTACAGATACAGTAGCAGAGATATTGGAATGAGCTATGTTGGGAATACAGTATTTAAATACTCAGTGTGATACAGGAAGTGTCCAGTGGTTCAATGTCTCTGTGACATGGGACTGCAGCATTGGATTGTGACAATGAGGTGTGTGAGTTAGTGTGCATCACCTAATAgacggctagtgatggctagcCGCAATGCCACTAGAGATCTTGGTTCGAGTCCAGCCTCTGTCGCAGCCTGCTGCGACCGGGAAacccatggggcagcgcacaattggcccagtgtcgtccagcttaggggaggatttggccggcagggatgtccttgtcccatcgctcaCCGGCGACTCCTGTGGCGCCCGGGCGCAGTGCaagctgacacggtcgccaggtgcacagtgtttcctccaacacattggtgcagctggcttctgagttaagtgggcattgtgtcaagaagctgtggcttagttgggttgtgtttcggaggacgcacggctctcaaccttcacctctcccgagtccgtactggagttgcagcgatgagacaagactgtaactaccaattggataccacaaaattggggagaaaagggttAAGACACTAATAAAACTgtctgatggcctggtaatagaagcAGTTTTTTTGTCTCTCGGTCTTGGCACTGATGCACCTGTACCAACTCCGTAAATAGACAGTAGCCTAGTAAAGTCGATGGCTCGGGTGACTGAGGTCCTTAATGATCTTCTTGGACTTCCTTTAACACCGAATGCTGTAGATGTCATAGAGAACAGGCAGcatgcccctggtgatgcgttagGCTGACCGCACCACAGTGCTAAATAACATGGAAACAGATCTCCGATGTCACCCAGTCCAAGACCTATGTTACATATTTTATCTCGAATGTCCTTGTAACTGCATCACATTTTGCTTAATAACCAGTGTTGTGTAGATTCATTTGGATGGTATGACTAAATCTGTGTGTTGCTACAAAACCAACTAGGCAGCCTACTGATAAGTCTGCTCTTGCTATGTGTAGTGGTACTGGGCTTGCCTGACTGGTCTGCAACACCTCTGAATGTGTGAAAAGTAAGAATAATGTTGATTCTTTGTGTTGAAGGGTTCTTGGTGTCTAACTTCCTGACGGATCATAGCCAGGACAGCTATTCCTACCTGAAGAGGGTGTCATCTGAGAGACATCTCTACAACGGCTTCAACCTCCTCACAGCTGAGTTCAAGTGAGTCAAGGGTTTGTGCAGACTGATCAAAACTAGAGAACATGGGATGGGTTGATTAATATTTCCGCTGAGGTTTGGCCATACCAATCAATGCCCACTTCCTTATAGGACTGATTGACaatgctgtctctattatttaaTTTCCTAAGGTATAGCCAAGACATGCAATTCGACCTCTAGCCCAAGGCACATAGTTCTCAGAGGATTTTCCACCTAGCCTGTCAGACGTTAACGTGTAGCTATTTCTAAACTGCTTATACCTGTCTATTCCTTTCCAAACCTCCATGACGTGTCTAGGGCTAGGAGTGGATTTGACACTGGGTATATTAAGTCTCTGTACATGTGTTCTCTCTGAATACAAGGCATAAGCTATAGCCacccactctctcacacacacacacacacacaacgttttATCAGTCTCCCTATCTTCACACACAGAAGAAACCTTGAGCTGAAGGGACCATCATTAGAATTCTGAGAGAACACATGTTCATTTTTTTCTTTACCAGCCTGACTTATGAGGGAGATTTTTTGAAAAAGGGAACCCAGACAATGTTAAAAGTAGCCAACTTTGTCCCCTCCCTTTctgttttctctcactctctgcagcagacaggcGTGATTTAATTTTGTTGGACTTGCGTCGTAGACTAGAGAAAAACCTAACTGGAACCTGCTGAAACTAAGACAGCTGTCATGAACGTGGATTTATAGACATGGCATGGCAACAGGGTTCTAGGTCTCATTTTGGAGGTCAGGGGGATTAGGAACAACTTTTCCCACTTCCTGCTGGGGGATGCAGAGTTCTCCCTGTAGACAAGGGGTCCTGCGTCATATATCCTGCTCACATGGCCTAGGGCAGGAACGGCAAGGAATGAGAGCAACTCTCCCCTTTAATCCCCCTCCTCTGTTGTTTTCAGATATTTTTATTTTCTCTCCATCGAAAGCTTCTCTCCATTCTCTAAATGCATTGCGCTTATTATAGCAGGTAGATCTCAGCAGGTCGTGTTTTGTGGTGTTGTAATAGCAAAGCTATTCAGGAATGCAAATTACCGCATTAAGACCAGGAGTTACGGTgctttcgggaagtattcagaccccttgactttttccattttGTTAGATTACAGACGTATTCTAAATctattcaatagtttttttccccctcatcaatctatacacaataccccataataacaaagcaaaaaaaagTTAAACCCAAAataactgaaataacacatttacataattattcagaccctttactcagtacttttttgaaacacctttggcagtgattacagcctcgagtcttcttgggtatttggcacacctgtatttggggtgtttctcccattctcagGTTGAATGGGGAACGTTGCAggtattttcaagtctctccagagatgttcgatcggttttcaagtccaggctctggctgggccactcaaggacattcagagacttgtcccgaagccactcctgtgttgtcttggctgtgtccttagggtcattgtcctgttggaaggttaaccgttgccccagtctgaggtcctgaacactcTGGAACAGGTtctcatcaatgatctctctctgtgctctgttcatctttgcctcgatccagactctcccattccctgccgctgaaaacatcagagacttgtcccgaagccactcctgcattgtcttggctgtgtccttagggtcattgtcctgtgctgccaccaccatgcttcaccgtagggatggtgcctggtttcctccaggcgtgatgcttggcattcaggccagagagttcaatcttggtttcatcagaccagagaatcttgtttcacatggtctgagagtctttaggtgcttttggcaaactccaagatggtggtcatgtgccttttacgtaggagtggcttccctctggtcactctaccactaaggcctgattggtggagtgctgcagagatggttgtccttctggaaggtttctcctatctccacagaggaactctagagctctgtcagagggaccatcgggttcttggtcacctccctgaccaaggcctttctcccctgattgctcagtttggctgggcggccaattctaggaagagtctcttggtggttccaaacttcttccatttaaaaatgatgaaggccactgtgttcttggagctttaatgctacagacattttgtggtacccttccccagatctgtgccttgacacaatcctgtcttggatctcttcggacaattccttttacctcatggcttggtttttgctctgacatgcactgtcaactgtgggaccttatatagacaggtgtgtgcctattcaagtcatgcccaatcaattgaatttaccacaggtggactccaatcaagttatagaaacatctcaaggatgatcaatggaaacgggatgcaccggagctcaatttcaagtctcatagcaaagggtctgaatacttaagtatataaggtttttctgttttttaaattttaataaatttgctaaaacctgtcattatggcgtatcgtgtgtagattcctgaggattttttttattgaatccattttagaataaggttgtaatgtaacaatgtggaaaaagtcaaggggtctgaatactttccaaaggcactttGTCCATGTTTGGCTGCTTCCCCTGCGGTAAGAGACTTAACGAAAGGAGACATCACTGCCGCTATAAAtttacgcacgcacgcacgcacacacacacacacacacacacacacacacacacacacacacacacacacacacacacatgagaggTCAGCTGAGAGAGAGCAACAAGAAAGATGTGTTTATTTGATGATGTATGCTCTGGGTCTGAATCACTCCATCCCTTTGTCTGCCTGGGCCTATGGAGCCTCCTGTAGACTCACAACTAGATGTATAGATGCTGACAGATGGGACACCACGGTACGCAACGCCATAATAAAACAGACAAGGGATGGCAGCTGCTGGGACTGTCATGTATTTGTTTGTAGACCTGTTTAATAAAGGCTCATTATAGAGCAATTAGTTTCCCCCCTCTGCACAGTGAAACAGCAGTGATGTGTGTTGGTTAGAGACAACCCATAGgaaatactgtctgtctgtggctgctCTTTTCCTGAAACGATAGTTGCGTCTTGTCTCTTGCACACAGAGGAGGCCCTGTATTACAATCAGTGAATGTCTAATCCATCCTTAACCAATGACGTGATGATTTATGATTTGGGGGTGAATGGCGATGTGGGACAAGATGTGTGGCGGCCATTTTAAACATCATCTCTATTTCTTCCTGTTGTATAATGTTTATACTCATCGTCACGGGGATGCACTAATAGGAAAGGCATATACTTGTATTTTTATCACCCAACTGAATAAAAATGTTAATCTCTCAACTTCAAATCTGTATTGGCATGATTTATATTACGCCTTCCCTTAATTATGTTGCTTGTAAAAACCCATATTGCCTTGATTAATAATCCATAGCTCCGTCGATGGGTTTGCATTCTTTCAATTCAGTTGATGACTTTGCATGCATTTGTTTCCTCTCTGACTGAGCCTTGGTGGAACTAAAGATGTATATTTCAAGTGTATCATCTCtcaattttttttctttctcaaaTGCCCTCAATTTAATGTTGTTAGCACTGACCCTGATGAAGACACATTGATGCTGAAAcgttggtgtttttttttttgcccaaTACTGGGAGGTTATATTTATGGAGTGTGCGACTCTTTGTTTTTATAGCACTGACAGCCAAGCAGCCGTCATATTTATTCATTCAAGACTGTGGTGGTAGGAGATTATCCCTTTATTCAGGAGGAAAGACTCCGTCAGACTATTACCTGTCATCTCATGACATCCCACAATGCAATTCCAGCGTTCCTGAGCCTTCCTAATACCCAGCCGAATTCAGCATACATTTAAAGTATACATTCTCCAACACGGTTTAGAAATTGGGTTGTTAGTGTGGTCTGAAACTGGTGTAGTTTTTGGCAGGTTTTTTAAAAAATTTTTAAGAAGGAAACAGCAGTAGATCAAATTAGTAGATCAACAGCGTTTCTCGGATGGTTTCCGTGGTGTATGGTCCATTTAATTTTGATGAGTAACAGTAATACATATTCTCTTAGTCTCGCCCAAAGGCAGTATCCTATCCTCAGCTAAAGCAAAAACAAATGAGTTACTTAGCTGAGCTCTGCATCTAGAGCATGGAATGACTCTTCAGTTACCATGTGTTAAACCAGATGCCTTAAAATAAGTAAGTTCATTTTGGCTCTGAAATGTTTGGGACCATGTTTGGAAATCGGCAGTGTTCAAAAAGCATCTGCTCTGCATCCCTTCACCTTTCAGCTACTTTGTCTAATTTAACAAGATGTTGTAATGGTATTCTGATTATATACAGGCAATTTGAGTTGACCTGGGAGATTCCATTAAGTTTTAAAGACCCCGGTTCTTTCCTTAACACAGCTGAAGTTGACTGACTTTTCTTTGTTCACAGAGGAACTAGGTATGGCTGTTCACAGAGTAACTAGGACGTGACGGTCAGATCAGATGTTGCTATGAGTGGTCTTGCTGTTGGGATTAGAGCTGCTGTCTTTCTGTTGGGAGTAGAGCTGCTGGCTAAACAGTCAGCTGTTTAGCCCTGTGGCTCAACTTGCATCATGAAATGCATAAAACTGCATCAGAGAAATAGTTTACCCTTGGACTTGCCTAGATACCTCCCACCTCCGACCCCACTGATGGTTATAAATGCCCATTCAACCAATGTCAAAAACATAAGCAAGCTCGGCACAGCAGCAAGGAGCAAAATAAGGCACTACTTAAACACTTCAGAATAATGGACTGCAATTCAATTTAAATACATATACTATCCATTATGGGGATTATCATTCTGGCCTGCTAGATCTTCAAAGTGCTGTTTCTAAAGCTTCACAGAGAACTTTCTCTTCCCGTTGGTTTGTTCACACTGCCCAGTGCTAGCTGCCACTTCCCATGGTTTCCTCATCTCAACTCAAATCTCCATGCAGCAGAAATGAGGTTTTGATATCCACACACACTGGCAAGAATATCAGAAATACTACTTTCCATTGTGCTTTTGGGTGAGACTATTGAGCTTCGACCTCAATGTGTCCAAACAGTATGTGAGTGTTTGTCTGGGTTGGGACTGAGAGTAATCTTCACAAatatctccttctctccccagcCCAATGAGCCCAAAGCACCATTTGGCCACCTCTCTGTAGGTTTGCGGTTGTATATACATATCAAAAGAGGGGTTATTTGTGAAGAAGAGTATCAAAACCGAGTCGTCAACAGGCAGTGAAGCTGCAAATATTGTACCCATGATTACTGTAGTTACCAGCAGTTACATTGCCAAAAGTTTTTGTATCATTCTGGTTTGGCTTTCATCAGCTAGACTTTGATATCGTTTGATTTGAAGATGGTGTAATGTTAAAATGTCTCATTTTCCCACAAGCCGTTTTACTAGCACACTGACTTACTGGCCTTTTTAAAATGCCTCTGCCCTAGGACATTTACACCAGATGAGAAATGGTAACACAAACAGATACCCTTTGCAAAGGAGCAAGGTCTACTCTTTTCCCAGCTTAATTGCTTATTGCGGCATAAACAAATTTACAAGCTCGGACAGGCAAATTACCTTCTAATTAATTTGAAGGGATAAGCATTTAGCAGACAGCGGAACCCCTCATGTCAGACATTTGATTTTGTCAGTCCCTCTGTCCGTGGCTATTTATAGATGTTATTATCAAACAAGTCTCAATCTCATGCCGGGAGAGTAATCTTCTCTCTTATATAGCTCTTTAGAAGAAGCGCAACTCTGGgatggaaacaggaaacaggaaacagttaAGACTTTGATGTATTTAACTTTTGACCCTGGCCACTGACTCCACAGATCAGAGCCATAGCAGGTATCTAGATTTGTTCTAGTCTGGAGGTTAAATATTGATGTAGTGTTGCACCAGTCTACACATTTGGCTCATGATGCTACTGATGGCTGTCAAAAACAACTGACAAGGCAATGAATTCACTTTCAACACTCGTTTTGATTGTGATTCATTCATTTTCCTGTACTGCAGTTGAAAAGACTTTCATGTCGAAGAGGCGTTCCAAATAGAAGTAGGATCTCTTTTTGAGCCAGGGCAGGAGAGACGTAAACAGACTCGAGGTCTAGTTAGACTGGAGGACGATTTGCAACGGCCTACTGtttaattttttttgtattttttttttaaaatcagCTCATCTGATTGCCATCTATTGCTACAATTTACCATGGTCtagtttttattttacatttcaaATTCCTTTACAAATGCAGTGGCTCCATTAATCGCTGCTAAGCAAAGCTGAACAGAAAATAATAGCAAATTGTATAAAGGATGACCCTCACAATTAAATGGAACTTTAATCGGTCACCAACTTGCATGTGTAATTTCCTCTCATGGTGTCCAATGCAGGGCCAAAGAAGACACTATGTGTTACTATGGAAACAGAGGCAACACCGAACCCATCCATCTAAATCCAGGTCTGCATTTCTTTCATGTGGAATTGCTTTTGCATTaatgtgcgtgcgtgcatgcatgtgtgtataaTTATACATTATTATATCATTGAACCATACAAGCATGCAGGATTTTGACTATGAGCCTATGCCTCTGTATGTGAGTGCATGTTTTGGGGGATAACATGCACGTTTTGTAGGAATCTCTGTTCTCGAGCAATGCTGTGTGTCTGCTCCAGCAGGAATCTATGGTTTGAGTAactccctgttggagaccccatGGAGGAAGCTGCTCCATGGGAAGAGACTGTTCACCAGTGTAGTGAACCAACCCTTGCCCTGTGAGGTTCTGGTCCAGGACCTGCTCAACGTCCTCAACAACGAGGAGCTGTGAGTTTATCAGACACTCGCTATCAATAATACAGTTAATGTAACACAGTAAATTCTTCATCAATACATGCACACTCAAAACACTACACATGAAGACACACACCTGCACAATGTGCAGTTCAGTTTACATTTTGAAGCAGTCATTGTGACATGGCATAATCTACATTAAAACAtatacctacagtaccagtcaaaagtttggacacctactcattcaaaggtttttctttatttttactgttttctacattgtagaataatagtgaagacttcaaaactatgaaataacacatttggaatcatgtcgtaaccaaaaaaagtgttcaacaaatcaaaatatatttgagattcttcaaagtagccaccctttgccttgacagctttgcgcactcttggcattctctcaaccagcttcatgaggtagtcacctggaatgcatttcaattaacaggtgtgtcttgttaaacgttcatttgtggaatttctttccttaatgcatttgagcctatcagttgtgctgtgacaaggtaggggtggtacctTGGGCTCCCGAGTAGTGCAACGgcctaaggcacta contains these protein-coding regions:
- the LOC109896068 gene encoding transport and Golgi organization 2 homolog isoform X7, whose product is MCIIFFKFDPRPASKNAYRLILAANRDEFYNRPTKAADFWVSNSEILSGLDLEEGKEGGSWLGINKRGKLAALTNYLEGRPNPDAQGRGFLVSNFLTDHSQDSYSYLKRVSSERHLYNGFNLLTAEFKAKEDTMCYYGNRGNTEPIHLNPAGIYGLSNSLLETPWRKLLHGKRLFTSVVNQPLPCEVLVQDLLNVLNNEELNTPDPAQESQGEGYSSPMLRVLSSVCVRSPHYGTRTNTIILIDSSGNVTFTERTMLNCDISQWSTSSFQFKLKD
- the LOC109896068 gene encoding transport and Golgi organization 2 homolog isoform X4; translated protein: MCIIFFKFDPRPASKNAYRLILAANRDEFYNRPTKAADFWVSNSEILSGLDLEEGKEGGSWLGINKRGKLAALTNYLEGRPNPDAQGRGFLVSNFLTDHSQDSYSYLKRVSSERHLYNGFNLLTAEFKAKEDTMCYYGNRGNTEPIHLNPAGIYGLSNSLLETPWRKLLHGKRLFTSVVNQPLPCEVLVQDLLNVLNNEELNTPDPAQESQGEGYSSPMLRVLSSVCVRSPHYGTSPTNWLSHLSCCACHQRTNTIILIDSSGNVTFTERTMLNCDISQWSTSSFQFKLKD
- the LOC109896068 gene encoding transport and Golgi organization 2 homolog isoform X8 — its product is MCIIFFKFDPRPASKNAYRLILAANRDEFYNRPTKAADFWVSNSEILSGLDLEEGKEGGSWLGINKRGKLAALTNYLEGRPNPDAQGRGFLVSNFLTDHSQDSYSYLKRVSSERHLYNGFNLLTAEFKAKEDTMCYYGNRGNTEPIHLNPGIYGLSNSLLETPWRKLLHGKRLFTSVVNQPLPCEVLVQDLLNVLNNEELNTPDPAQESQGEGYSSPMLRVLSSVCVRSPHYGTRTNTIILIDSSGNVTFTERTMLNCDISQWSTSSFQFKLKD
- the LOC109896068 gene encoding transport and Golgi organization protein 2 homolog isoform X10; translation: MPTGLDLEEGKEGGSWLGINKRGKLAALTNYLEGRPNPDAQGRGFLVSNFLTDHSQDSYSYLKRVSSERHLYNGFNLLTAEFKAKEDTMCYYGNRGNTEPIHLNPAGIYGLSNSLLETPWRKLLHGKRLFTSVVNQPLPCEVLVQDLLNVLNNEELNTPDPAQESQGEGYSSPMLRVLSSVCVRSPHYGTSPTNWLSHLSCCACHQRTNTIILIDSSGNVTFTERTMLNCDISQWSTSSFQFKLKD
- the LOC109896068 gene encoding transport and Golgi organization 2 homolog isoform X5 — translated: MCIIFFKFDPRPASKNAYRLILAANRDEFYNRPTKAADFWVSNSEILSGLDLEEGKEGGSWLGINKRGKLAALTNYLEGRPNPDAQGRGFLVSNFLTDHSQDSYSYLKRVSSERHLYNGFNLLTAEFKAKEDTMCYYGNRGNTEPIHLNPGIYGLSNSLLETPWRKLLHGKRLFTSVVNQPLPCEVLVQDLLNVLNNEELNTPDPAQESQGEGYSSPMLRVLSSVCVRSPHYGTSPTNWLSHLSCCACHQRTNTIILIDSSGNVTFTERTMLNCDISQWSTSSFQFKLKD
- the LOC109896068 gene encoding transport and Golgi organization protein 2 homolog isoform X11: MPTGLDLEEGKEGGSWLGINKRGKLAALTNYLEGRPNPDAQGRGFLVSNFLTDHSQDSYSYLKRVSSERHLYNGFNLLTAEFKAKEDTMCYYGNRGNTEPIHLNPGIYGLSNSLLETPWRKLLHGKRLFTSVVNQPLPCEVLVQDLLNVLNNEELNTPDPAQESQGEGYSSPMLRVLSSVCVRSPHYGTSPTNWLSHLSCCACHQRTNTIILIDSSGNVTFTERTMLNCDISQWSTSSFQFKLKD